Proteins from a genomic interval of Thunnus thynnus chromosome 5, fThuThy2.1, whole genome shotgun sequence:
- the malt3 gene encoding mucosa-associated lymphoid tissue lymphoma translocation protein 1 — translation MTGSRPKPCRIMIRDIVIVRHPVNVCVPVKHKVTLSVRAEGSGILHYQWFTEKDEVRGGTNADLTIKAQNTQLFVCRVNDNFCNCVFSDWVKVKVLDIDKSGLPLQWEGEPHIAVNPKPQIVQQAAKLTLRCAAFGKPAPHYQWYRNGQPLLDKTSDTLQIDCATAEHGGSYLCSVSNVLQETWTEPVDVDIVQNDQLPRAALTATDKVALLIGNLNYFNHPGLMAPVMDVHELANLLQQLGFRVVSLLDLTMEEMLAAIDKFIQLLDRGVYGLFYYAGHGYERAGRNYLVAVDAPQPYRPENCVCVQRVMLGMQQRRTALSVILLDTCRKWYNQHCIPSTIMPLKPSGNTIYGYATCEDAEAFEVQDGGKSTGIFTKYLNKHILQSEKVTHVLEKVSEDLGRDPLVTGKQAVEIKHTLKEPRSLADPVWTTGHTRELHLRDVCWRQANELPQKKRLMFLCGVEVEVSFSALFSNILVAFATLKTKGPRTQDCTITLSSIPLLEDTFSGPGRSEEMDSLLFKSSDNPDCTLRLCALQKLKESLVIKVDLHYTHTENRLRLTESQQVDIGKPMVASCKLYKRNPATAYKQEGASAQTMGNISSSKPPLHQTLAGPCRPFTRKAECAAKVAVTRSNEPEENDENELQDFTFGH, via the exons ATGACCGGATCCCGCCCCAAACCCTGCCGAATAATGATCAGAG ATATTGTCATAGTGCGCCATcctgttaatgtgtgtgtacctgtgaaACACAAAGTGACTCTGAGTGTCCGTGCTGAGGGCTCAGGTATCCTGCACTACCAGTGGTTCACTGAGAAGGACGAG gTGCGTGGTGGCACTAATGCAGACCTGACCATCAAAGCTCAAAATACTCAGCTCTTTGTTTGCCGAGTGAATGACAATTTTTGTAACTGCGTGTTCAGTGACTGGGTGAAAGTGAAGGTGCTGGACATTGATAAATCAG GTTTGCCATTGCAATGGGAGGGTGAGCCCCACATCGCTGTCAACCCTAAACCCCAGATAGTCCAACAAGCTGCAAAACTTACACTCCGCTGTGCCGCCTTCGGCAAACCGGCCCCACACTATCAGTGGTACAGAAATGGGCAACCACTGCTGGACAAGACTAGTGACACGCTCCAG ATTGACTGTGCCACAGCTGAGCATGGAGGATCATACCTGTGCTCGGTGTCTAACGTGCTACAGGAGACCTGGACTGAACCAGTCGATGTTGACATTG TGCAAAATGATCAACTTCCTCGTGCAGCACTCACAG CCACGGATAAAGTTGCCCTACTTATTGGCAACTTGAATTACTTCAACCACCCCGGTTTGATGGCCCCCGTTATGGATGTACATGAGCTGGCCAACCTCCTGCAGCAGCTTGGCTTCAGAGTGGTTTCTCTGCTGGATCTCACCATGGAGGAGATGCTGGCTGCAATTGACAAGTTCATTCAGCTCCTCGACAGAGGAGTTTATG GCCTTTTCTACTATGCGGGCCATGGGTACGAGCGTGCTGGGAGGAATTACTTGGTAGCTGTTGATGCTCCACAACCGTACCGACCTgaaaactgtgtctgtgtgcagagGGTCATGCTAGGCATGCAACAAAGACGGACTGCGCTGAGCGTAATCCTACTGGATACCTGTAGAAAATG GTACAACCAGCACTGCATACCGTCAACCATCATGCCATTGAAACCCAGTGGGAATACCATTTATGGTTATGCCAC ATGTGAAGATGCTGAGGCTTTTGAGGTCCAGGATGGGGGAAAGAGCACTGGAATCTTCACTAAGTACTTGAACAAGCACATCCTACAGTCTGAGAAAGTCACACATGTCTTAGAGAAGGTGTCTGAGG ATCTAGGCAGAGACCCTCTGGTCACAGGCAAGCAGGCGGTGGAGATCAAACACACCCTAAAGGAACCTCGATCCCTTGCAGATCCAGTTTGGACCACCGGCCACACAAGGGAACTACACCTGAGAGATGTCTGCTGGAGACAAGCAAATG AGCTGCCACAGAAGAAGCGGCTGATGTTTCTTTGCGGAGTAGAAGTGGAAGTCAGCTTCTCGGCTTTGTTCTCCAATATCTTGGTAGCTTTTGCCACTTTGAAGACTAAAGGCCCCCGAACCCAGGACTGCACCATCACTCTGAGCAGCATAcct CTATTGGAAGACACATTCTCCGGCCCTGGCAGGTCAGAGGAGATGGACTCTCTACTATTTAAGTCATCTGATAACCCAGACTGTACTCTGCGACTTTGTGCTCTTCAAAAGCTTAAG GAATCGCTGGTCATCAAGGTGGATTTACACTATACTCACACGGAAAATAGGCTGCGACTTACAGAAAGCCAACAGGTGGACATAGGAAAGCCGATGGTGGCATCCTGTAAATTGTACAAGAGAAATCCTGCAACAGCCTACAAACAAGAAGGTGCTTCTGCTCAAACTATGGGCAACATTTCAAGCAGCAAACCACCGCTGCATCAGACTCTGGCTGGTCCATGTCGCCCTTTTACCAGAAAGGCAGAGTGTGCTGCTAAAGTTGCAGTTACAAGGAGCAACGAACCTGAGGAGAACGATGAGAATGAACTACAAGACTTCACTTTTGGACATTAA